The segment GAAAAAATGAAGGCAAGAAAACAACTCACCAAACAAAAAGTTGAAAAGACAATGGAACTGCAATAATGTTATGTATGCATTTCATGTCTATTGACATAAAACTCTTCTTTCAAATACCTTCTCCTTTAATGCGATGTATATTATACATTTGGATGAATATGAAATGCTTAATTACATTTCAAAGAATATTTCTTGTATGATATGGACAATAACTTTGGATGCTTAATAACTTATTACAGTCATGCTTCCAGATGATACTaacatagatatcttaaatacatataTCTGTAAAGTATCAATCATGAGGTGCCCATCTAACCTATTTGTCAATTTGATAACTCAATATAGGCCCTTAAGACTGATATCTCTCGATGTCTTTTAGAGAGATGTATATGGAGGTATCTATGCTTGTAGTTGATAAAACATTCCTTTTAAATCGTTATAAATGAATATCTATATTCTTTATggttatttctttttctttcttttgttgctTCAGAGACATCTAATTTCTCATTTCCAGTAAGGTAAGCAACATTTTGAAACTATCAGAAGTACACGATTCACTTTCCTCCAGATCTTTTTGATAGTTTATTTTTTTTGGCAACCTGAAGGATCACATGTCTTCATTCTGCCTGTTCCAACTCTTTATTGTTGTGTTTTTAATATGATATATAATATCTATTTGTGTCAGAAAATCAAATTTTTCTTTGCGCATCTTATATATGTTAGGTTATGTTTGTCTACTATTCTGGAAACAAACTCTATCTGATAGCATTGAAAAGGTTAAATAATGTGAGAACAAGTTTAGAAGTTTAGAACTAAAGCTTGTTAATCTGTAGAGACAGAAGATAATGGTTTTAATGCATCTTCAGCTAAAAGACAGATATTATGCCCAAAGATTTTGCTCAACTAAAAAATAATTAGAAACTTTATACAACGAAAACATGGAATTCCACACTAGAATAGCTATTTAAATAAAGTGCTCACATTCTCAAATCGTTCTTAACCACATTGATTTTTACTGTCGGCACCCTTCATTGATAGGGTAATAGAAAGTCATTGGTCTTGTATCAAAAGTTCGTCCTTCAGTAATTTGAATTTAATTCAGCACATTTCAAATTTTCTGTTATATTTGCTGCTGCACTGCATACATTTCACGTGTTCTCAAAGTTATGCAGAATATTTAGTTACCCATTGAAGAAAGTTACAATATCAGTAACTGTTTGTCTCTATTCTTGAGAATAATTAAGTTTATTTTTGTAGGTAGGACATTGCTTCCAACATTCAGCTATGCAGTGATAACATACATAGGAAGTCCAAGAAACTAATATTGGGAATGTGATTTGCAGTGTAATCTTCTGTGAAGCTGTGGCCATATACGGAGTTATTGTGGCTATTATTCTACAGACAAAGCTAGAGAGTGTTCCGTCTGCAAATACATTTAATGCAGAGTCTATGAGAGCAGGGTTTGCTATATTTGCATCTGGCATCATTGTGGGTTTTGCCAATCTAGTTTGTGGGTATGTTTAAATATCCTCATTTTTGGTTTTGAAACTTTATGTTAGGTTCTTAGGTTGAAAATGCAGACTTGGTTGTGTGTTAGACCTAATGCTGCACTATGTAGTACCATTGCAAGTTTTCAGTTTAAAGCAATGGATGGAAAGGTCATCTAGCTACTTGGTTTGTCATCGTTGTCTTGCACATTCTGAAAACATTTTCTCTTGTAGTTATTTAATTGTTGATTTTATCGATAGTGTGATATGTTTTGCAGAGTTTGTGTTGGCATAATTGGAAGTAGCTGTGCACTTGCAGATGCCCAAAATTCTTCACTCTTTGTGAAAATTTTAGTAATTGAAATTTTTGGAAGTGCACTTGGGCTGTTTGGCGTAATTGTTGGAATCATTATGTCGGCTCAAGCAGCGTTCCCAACAAAGGTTCAATAGGAGGCATAATTTTACAACAATTTCTGCCGTGAAAGTCTTCTTGGAGGGCATTGTTTTTCATGCACCATGTTTTTACATTGCATTACAGTAGATAAGTATGTACTGAAATGAGTTGATTATCTCTCATTTATGTGCACAATCATGGCAatcataatattttaattttatcagTCGCCAGCCCCTAACTTCCCATTAAGAAGTTAAGCATATGAATCTAGCATTCTTGTGTATTTGCTAGTATATATCCAAAATTTGGTTCATTTGGTGATGTCTACTCACGTCTATATTCCAGATTAATACATCTGATTTCCCTTTTATCTGGCTTTAGAGAGTAATTTTGACAATCACTGATTGTAGTATTTGTGTAGGAGAGTTCAGCTTATCACGATAAACTTTGAACTTCTGATTATAAAGTTTGTCTCTTCAAAATTTGTAGAGTAAGAGCACTCTTTTCATTATAGTTGTGCTTGTTGAACATTCATTTTGTTATGATAAAAAGGTAAGTGAGATGAATGGTGAATATGGTACTTGCAAGAATTGAGCAAGCTATTCTGTTATTTAATGTAACTGCAGCAAATGATTAAAGATTCTAGCATTTGAGAAATTTTTCAATTTTGTACCTCAATATTTGGGGAATGTGTGTTACCAATCCCAAGAGGAATATTATAAAAGAAAACGGGATAATTTTATTCGAATCTAGTATTGTTAAAGATGCCCTCTTCTGGTTTATATTGATTACCAATTTTTGTGAGGCTTGAGATTGAAACAACATTATCTGGGAGGTGAATACAAATAAAAAGTCTATAACACGAAGGTGTGCTTTTATAATTGGTAAAAATTAATAAACTTGGgcattcttttccaacaaattTAGTTTTGAATAATCTGACAGAAGAAAAGATGTAACCCGACACATAATGGGATGTCACCACTACTATGCGCCCCTAGGGAGGTTTCAGATCTTATGCTGTGATCTGAGATTAGTGAACTCAAGTTCATTATTGAACGAGTTCCATAGGGCTAAAATAGTACACCATTATGTTAGTGGTGTCTAGAGACACCGAAAGGATGTATCAATATAGATTTGGATAAACATTGGAAATGCATGAGAATTTGATGTTTGACATGATGGAAATACGCCTTTTCTATACATCATTTGGTGGACAAATTTTGTGTGTAGATGTGATATAACCTAAAGAAAACACACGTTATCCTGATAAGGTACATATAACCCAATGGTATGCCAAAAGTATTGGTAGCAAAGGGACTTGTGACCTTtttacacatcgccccattgcgaaTGGGGACTCCCTCTTCTTGCTTTCCAAGtcttgttagtttagggttttggcagcgTAGCTGGTAATTTTGAGCTTTCAGTGTTCGAGTCTCAAGTTTTGAAATGTGATCATGCCTAATTGctattagggttttgaattttGTATAGGATCAAGTGTGTAAAATGTTAGATGTTAAAGTGATCCTAGATTTTGTCTTagtgtagaccttttgagcgtAGACGTTTTAAACGTTCAATTTGGTGATATTTGTGTCTGAGAGTTTTAAGGTCCTTTAGGGGTTGTTTTTTCGCTCTTAGGAGGCAATTCAAGTTGAAATTGCACTTTATCTCGATGAAATTCCTCTCATCTCGCTCAAATTTTGGTAAGTTTGCCTAAGTCCCGATgtgttttatttaaaatttgaggTGTCTagatgattttgagtggttaagtCGTTAAATTCTTGATGAAAATCCATTGTTTAAGGGTCTAAACATCAAAATTTTTGATGGGAGGTACTTTTCCTCCCATATTTTTGATGTCCCATGGTTTTTCCCCACTCAAAATCTTAATGGGATATGAGTTTCCATTGGAGTTCCGATGGACCCTTTTTTTTCCATTCAGATTCTTGATGGAGGGCAATTTTCCTCCAGGGAGGGTAAAATTTGACTAATTGTTGGGAAATCCTCTTGATGACCCACGTTTTTCCCTTGGAGTGCAGATGACTTTGAAATTTATGTTCCTGATGCAGATCGATTTTCCACTAGGCCACTAGGGGCAGTTAATGATCGAATTTTGAGATTTATGCGGGTAACTGTTTCTAATGCAGGGTGAAGTTTGCCAAGCCAATTTTAATGAGATTTTGATTTGGATGACTATTTGGATAGGGGTCGATTTTCCCCAAGGTGATTTTTGAGACTTGAGTGATGCAAATGAATTGGATTTTGATTTCAGATAGTGATTTTCCTTTGGAGACATTTTGGTACAAATGTGATGAATTTTGATTGGGGTTTTTATTCCAAGTGGGCCGATTCTCCCCTAGAGAACAATTTTAGTAATTTTAATAAGTTTTATTTGGATTTTAATCCAAATGTGGGGCAGTTATTAAATGACTTGcaacaataattaattaaaaaaacactTTCTAGAAGTAAGTTGATTTTCCCAGGGAGCTATAAAAACAaaattttatcccacattgcttgtgtggtgaaaactcAAGGAGAAAACAAGTTTAACGGAGGGTGGCCagcattaaaatattattatactgGTTTAGTGTTGCATCCAGGCGGTTGATTTGGGCAATTTTTTTCCAGCTAGGCGAATTTTGTAAAGTGTCATTTTGACACcattggagctgaagtttgtgttttgAAGATCATTTTCTGCTCAATCAGACCTGGGCGCCATTGTTGGAGGAAAGTTGCAGCTTGCTTGGTGGTGATTTTTGCCACACTACACGATTTTATTGAGTGGTGCCATTGTTGGGGGATAGGGATTTTGGTTTGGGAGGCCATTTCTTCACATTTTGGGTGATCTTCCTTATTGTTGCCTGAGTTTCCTTGGTGCTTGTTGCCTGTTATTGTTCTCAGACTTGAGCTTGCTGCCATTGCTGAAAGtgacttgacctccattgttggctggaaATGTCATCTTGTAGATTTATTTCTCCATTTCCAGCTCACTTCCCACTTAGGCAATTTTGTCTAAGGGCTGACTTGGGTCATTTTGAAGGCATTTTCAGGGGTCAACATTGatgttgcaggtctgaaaactccattTCCAGCCTGTCTTCAGACTTGTAGTTCATTTCCAGCCACTTTTTTAGTTGGGCGATTTCACTAAGGGAACATTTTGGAGGCATTTCTTGGTCATTTTTTGAGTGTTTGGGAGTTTTTTCATCGCTGGTTTGAATCTGAGTCCTCcatttttcagatttgtcttcagacttaGACATTTTACAAGCCCATTCTTTGTGCCCGGATTTGACATTTTTTGACTTGAGAGGTAAAATTTTGTCAATTGCACATGTTTTCCCAATGGCTGCAACCTTGTTACAAGAATGATTTTAAGTGTTGCAGGTTGTCTTGAGACTTATTGGCAGCCATTAGCAAGCTTGGAAAGGTGTCTTTAGACATTTTTAGAGTGAAAATCAGACTTTTCACACCTTTCCAAAGACATTTCTAGATTTGGTATACTCCTTTGAAccttaattttgataaattttctGAGTAAGCTAATGTCTTCAAACTTAGTTAAGTCTGCAAAATGATGATTTCTAGAGGTTTTATGAGGGTTTTGACCCTATTCTTGTCATGTTTATATTCTATTTACAAAATTTATTAATAATGTAGATGAAATTCTTGATTTCCATTCCTACAAAGTGTGTAAATAATAAAAAATCAGAACTTATCTAATTATGAAATTAGCTATCAAGAAGATTTTTCCGAAGTTATTGACTTCTAGCTTCATATAGGTACAATGTCAAAATTTAGAAGGAGCAATTGAAGATTGTCCAAGAGGGATTCTATTTGGAATCCAAATTGTCATTTAGATGGAAGGGGATCACAAACACGGATGTGCACTTCTTGAATATGGAGCATATGTGGCAAAGGATGTACGAAACCAAAAACCAGATTCCCTCTCCTACCTATGCGAACATCATGAGAAGTGGTATTTATCATGCcactggatttccacagtccatacagtgcagcaAGTTGATCCAGGAATGTGCAAGGCATTACGATC is part of the Cryptomeria japonica chromosome 10, Sugi_1.0, whole genome shotgun sequence genome and harbors:
- the LOC131056599 gene encoding V-type proton ATPase subunit c''2 — protein: MDKSSSWAHALGHISPYAYSAVGIGIAIGISVLGAAWGIYITGSSLIGAAIKEPRITSKNLISVIFCEAVAIYGVIVAIILQTKLESVPSANTFNAESMRAGFAIFASGIIVGFANLVCGVCVGIIGSSCALADAQNSSLFVKILVIEIFGSALGLFGVIVGIIMSAQAAFPTKVQ